The genomic window CGAAGTCATCGATGTAGGGAACCAACGAAGGCCCGGGGATTTTCTCCAGTTCCTTCACGTGGAAATGGGTGGTGACCTGCGCGCTCACCGGCAGCAGTCCGGCGATGTCACCTGGTGCCAGCCCGTAAGGTTTCAGCCACTTCGCATCCATGCCCACCATCAAGGCGAGGTAGCCGCCCGCCGAGTGGCCGCCGACGAAGACCTTCTTCGGGTCGCCACCGTACTTCCCGATGTTCTTGATCGTCCAAGCCACCGCCGCCGCCGCGTCCTCGATGAAGACCGGGCAGGGGACTTGTGGGGAAAGCCGGTAGCCTGCGGAAACAAGCGCCACTCCATCCCCCGGGAACTGCGGAAAATCACGTTTGCCTCCCGTCAGCCCGCCACCGTGGAACCAGATCAGCGTGGCGAATCCCTCCTTGTCCGCAGGCAACCGCATGTCCAGCGCACAACGGTGTTCCGGGTCCTCCTGTTTTGTCTCCGCGGGATAATAAGGGATGCTGGCGGCAGGAGCGGCTTCTTTCGCATACGCGGTGACGAAACAGGCTTGGAGGATCAGCAGGGTTTTGAGAAACTTCATGGTGGCGATGCTGCCTTACGGATACCCGGCTGACGATTCAGGAATTTCATCCATGCTTTTCCCATCATTCCTGCTTCCGGATCTGCCATTCCACGATTCATTCTCCTGCCGTGACGGAGATCCGGGAAATCGCGGAGCGCGTGTTGTTCGCGGAGACGCTTGAGGAAAAGCTGCGGCTGGGGCCGGTCGGCGCGGTGGATCATTCACCGGGCCCGGCGATCGCCTTGCCGGATGCTCCGGGACGCCCCCGGGAGCTGCGGGTGCGCGGCAATGGGGTGCGGGTGGATTTTCCCGGGATTCATCGGCTGGACGATGATCGGGAGAGGGGGGTGATGCTGCATTTCCTGGCGAATCACGAACTGTTGGCCGCGGAGCTGATGGCGCTGGTGCTGCTGCGTTTCCCGGACGCGCCGAAGGAATACCGCGCCGGGGTTTACGAGGCGATGCGCGAGGAGCAGGCTCACGCGCTGATGTACGTGCGGCGCATGAAGGAGTGTGGCATCGCATTCGGGGAACTGCCGGTGAACGATCATTTCTGGCGGCTCATCGCACCGATGGAGACCCCCTTGGACTTCGTCACGCGGTTGAACCTCACGTTCGAGCAGGCGAATCTGGATTTTTCAAAACACTATGCCGGACTCTTCCGCCAGGTCGGCGATACGGCGACGGCGGCGGTGTTGGAAAAAATCCATCAGGATGAGATCGGGCACGTGGGCCATGGCTTGAAATGGTTCCGCCGCTGGAAGGAGGGCGGGGAAACGGATTGGCAGGCCTTCCGTCGTTGTCTGCATTTTCCGCTCACCCCGGCGCGGGCGAAAGGGCTGGCTCCGTTCAATGCGGACAGCAGACGGCTCGCCGGGCTGGACGAGGATTTCATCAGCCATCTGGAAGTTTGCGAGCATTCACGCGGAAGAACGCCGGTGGTGCATTGGTTCAATCCGAACGCGGAATCGCATGCCCGTGCCACGATGATCGGGAAACCCTGGCAGCCGGATAAAACGGCGCTGGCACTCGAGCATGATCTTGAGGCGCTCATGCTGGGCTGCTGCCGGCGGGATGATGCCGTGCTGATGCGCGCCGCGCCATCCATCGACCATCTCACGAGTCTCAAGAACGCGGGCTATGAGTTGCCGGAAATCATGACGGTTGGCAGCCCCGCCGGTCGCAAGCTCGGCGGACTGAGGCCGTGGGCATGGTCGCCGGATGCGGTCGAACGGCTTCGTCCCTATGCGGACGACGTCTCGCCGAACGTGGACCAACCCTGGCGGGAGGCGCTTCCTGCGGAATGGTTTTCAAAGGAAATCGGCCTGCGTCTGGAGCATGCCATGGGCCCTGTTCCGGAAACCGGATTGTTGTTTCATGAGGTGGAACCTGTCCTCTCGGCGATCCAGCGGCATCTCGGCTCCGGACAGGCCCTGCTCAAGGCACCCATGTCCTACGCGGGTCGCGGGCATCTGCGGGTGAATGCGGAGAGCGATCCGCTGAAGACACGCAACTGGATTTCCAACACCCTCGCCAGCCACGGCTCTGTCGTCGTCGAGCCATGGCTGGATCGCGTGATGGATTTCTCCGCACTCTACGAAATGAAAGCCGATGGCGCCGTCCCGCTCATCGGCATGACCCGCATGGAAAACGACGCGGCGGGACGCTTTCTCGGCATCCGGGTGAGTCCGAAATGGGGAACGATCTTGGACCCGGAGATCGCGGTGTATTTATTCCGCGAAGCCCGGGTGATGGAGGTCTATCAGAAACAGATTCCGGCGTTGCTGGGTGGATTGCTTCCCGGCTATGTCGGACCGTTGTGTGTGGATGCGATGGTCCACCGTCGCGCGGACGGTTCGCCCGCGCTCAAGCCCGTGGTGGAGATGAACGTCCGTATGACGATGGGCCGCATCGCGTGGGAGTGGATGAAACGCAAGCCGGGCAGCGCGGGTGGCAGGCTTCGTCTGTTGCGCCGGCAATCACTGACGGCTGCTGAATTGGAGGAGCTCCGGAAGGGGCCCGGAATTTTTCTGAACGATCCGGCATCCGCATTGAGTTTTCTCGCCTTCTGGGAAGAGCGCTGAGATCCAGTCCTCAGGGATTCCGAAAAAAAAATTTGATCGACCCGAGGGGTGGAGCGGTTTCGAAGCGTTGGTAGGATGAAATGACCAGACATTCATCCGGCCACACACCGCGCTTCATCAGCACGGTCTGCTTTTTCCTGTATGCGATTTCCGCCATCGTCCATGCGGTGGAAGAGGTGCCCGGCGGTCGGGAATCCCCGTTGGCGGCTCCATTGAAAATCGCCACCGTGGACATGCGGGAGCTCTACAAGCAGTATTACCGTAGTACGGAACTGGAAAAGGAGATGGGCGTTCATCAGGCAAGGATCCAAAAAGAGGATGGCGCGCGCGTGGCCCGGGCGAAGGAACTCGAAGAACGGCTGGGAAAAATCCGCAAGCAGCTTGAGGACCCCTCCCTGAATGACTCGAAAAAACAATCGCTCTTCAAGACATGGCAGGCAGGGCAGCAGGAAGCCATCGCCCTTGATCGGGAACGCCGTGAGTTCGTCCAGCGCCGGGCACAGGCGCTCAATGAGGAGATGCGCCTCCGGATGAAGGCCATTCTTGGAGAAATCCGGGGGATGGTCGAGGAATGGGCGAAATCGGAGGATTTCGACCATGTGCTCGACCGGTCCGGTCTCAGCGGCTTCCATGTTCCCATCCTTCTCTATGCCAAGGACTCCACCGATATCACCGGAACCCTTCTCAAGGGGCTCAACCGCGGTGCTCCGGCGGAAAATCCCGTGACAAAAACCGCTGGTGAAGACAGGCTCGAAGTTGAAGCAGGCCGTTGATGGATGTTGAAATTCCAACGCTGACGCATGGGTTGTCGTGCTGCGACGAAGCCGCGTGGCGGACATTCCACGATCATTTCTATCCCATGCTCCATGCCTTGGCCGTTTCCCGGGGAGCCGCCGCCTGCGATGCGCCGGGGATCGTCCAAGGCGTCTACCTGCGGGTCCTGCGGCATGCGAAGGTGTTCGGGAGCGCGGATTCCTTCGACGCCTGGCTCGCCTGTCTCGTCCGCTGCGAGGTCATCGATACCGCCCGCCGGAGGGGACGGAGGTCCTGGCTGAATGAACGTTTCCAGCAGTGGCAGGAGTCGAGATCAATCGATGGGGACGACGCCGCCCGGAGCCAGTTGGAAGACGCGCTGGCTGGTTTGGACGCGAGCGATCTTTCGTTGATCCAACGGCATTATCTGGACGGCTGGTCGCAGGAAAATCTCGCCGAGGAACACCAGATCAGCGTGAAGGCGGTGGAGTCGAAACTGGCGCGTCTGCGCAAACGTGTCCGCCGGAATTTTGAGAAAGCCGCAACCCATTCATCGATATGAATCCAACGGACGAGACCGCGAACCAAGTCTGGGTGAGGACACTGCCGCTGGTGCGCAAGGCCCGTCACCGGCGGAGGAGACGGCGCATCATGCTGGCCGGCATCTCGGCATGTGCCTTGGTCTGCTGTCCCTGGCTGGCATGGAGGCAGTCTCCGGGTGCGCCTTCGGGCCTGCCTATCGGCTTGCCTCCGGGCGAGCGTGGTACGGCGGCTTTCGTGCCACCGGTTTCCGAAATCCAGGAGACCATCGCCGTGATGAGGGTGGACGAGGAGGGCAGGATGCGGTTGGAGGAACTCCCGGTAGGTGAGTTCGGATCCGTCGAGCTGGTGTTCGGCCTGACGCAGCTGGTGTCCGACGACCTGCCAGATTGAAAAAACCCGCCGCGGCATGGAACCGGGGCGGGTGGGTTGAAATCTTTTTTTTCAGGCAGGCCCTCAGTCGAGATCCTTCTTCTCAAGCGCCTTGTCGATGTGCTTGAGGAAATCCTCCGTTTTCGGGAATTCGGAGGCGAAGAAGCGGGTGAATTCCTTTCCTTCCGGATTGAAAAGGATGACGGTCGGGAAGCCCTCGATCTTGTATTTCTCGGCGTAAGGCTGGTTCTTCTCCTTTACGGCCTTGTCGCCGTTCGGGTAGTCCAGTTCGACCAAGATGTATTTTTTCGATGCCTCGGAGACGAACTCCTTCTTGGAAAAGACGTTTTTCCGCATGGCGATGCATGGCGGGCACCAGTCCGAGCCGGTGAACTCGACGAGCACCGACTTTTTCTCCGCCTTGGCTTGGACAAAGGCTTTTTCAAGATCGGTGGTCCAGCCTTCCGGGGTGTTGGCGAATGCGGAGGAGGTGAGAGCGGCGACGCCCAGGGTTGCGGAAGCGAGCCAGGTAATTGCTTTCATGTTACTAATAAGCGTAGCGAGCTGGCGGTTTATTCAAAAAAAATCGCCAGATTTCTTTCGAGCCGGTAGCCAGTGGCCATGCAACGCCTCATCCTCGCCACCCGCAACGCCCATAAAACCGCTGAAATCCGTGCGATGGTCGGCGACCGCTACGAAGTCCTCGATGTGACGGCGTTTCCCGACCTGCCGGAAATCGAGGAAACGGGAACAAAATTTTTAGAAAACGCGCGGCTCAAGGCCGAGGGCATCAGCCTTCACGTGGAAGGATGGGTGCTTTCGGACGATTCGGGTCTGGAAGTGGACGCCCTCGACGGCGCACCCGGCGTGTGGTCATCCAGTTATGGTGGGGAGGAAGGGAACCACGCGAAGAACAACGCGCGGCTCCTCACGGAAATGGCGGGGAAATCCGACCGCACCGCCCGTTTCCGCTGTACCATGGTGCTCGCGAGGGATGGCAGGGAAGTCGCGCACTTCAGCGGCGCCGTGGAAGGTCGCTTGGTTGAAGCCCTGCACGGCACGGGTGGCTTCGGCTACGATCCGTTGTTCATACCAGACGGCTATGACCAGACCTTCGCGGAATTGGGTGACGGGATCAAAAACACGCTCAGTCACCGCTCCCGTGCGCTGGCGGAGGTCATCGCGTATCTCAACGACAACGGCATAAAATAATTTACATTTCTTGATAATTTGAAAAACTTTTCATCATGAAACGGTTTTTCCTGCTCCTTGCCCTCCTGACGCCCGTCATCGGCACATTGGCATCCTGCTCAAGTCAGGTGAAAGCCAAGCACCCGGTTTCGTACCGGTTCGAGAGAGGTCGCACGGCGATGATCAAGGATGGGGTGGCCTACGCTCCAAGAAACGCCCCCGCTGCAGTGAAACGCGCCATCGCCGCAGGTAACCGGCTCCAGGGGAAACCTTACAAATGGGGCGGCGGCCATGGGAAATTGCAGGATTCGGGTTACGATTGCTCGGGTTCCGTCTCCTATGTCCTGCGTGAAGCGGGCCTCATGAAAGGCAGCGGTACTTCCAAGAGCTTTTTCGGCTACGGCAAGAAAGGTGAAGGGAAATGGATCACGCTCTATATCCGGAACGGACATGTCTTCATGACCGTCGCGGGCCTCCGTCTCGATACCGGTGGCCCGGGGAACGAATCCGGCCCCCGTTGGAAAACCGCGACGCGTCAGGGCCGCGGCCACGTGGTGAGGCATCCCAAGGGGCTTTAAACCGCCGCGGCGAGTTCCGCCAGCGTCGGGAAAACCCGATCGGCGGAGGCAAAATCCAGTTCCGCCGTCACCCGGTTCGGAACGACCCATACCGTCATGCCGGCGGCCTTCGCGGCTTTTACACCATTGAGCGAATCCTCGATGACGAGGCATTCCGCAGGAGGAAGTCCGAGCCGCCTCGCACCTTCCAGGTATAGATCCGGCGCGGGCTTGATCCGTGGAGCGTCTCCCCGGCAGACCACCGACTCGAACCGATCGGCAAACGCGAGTTTTTCCAACCAGCCGTCCACCCAATGGTGCGACGAACTTGAGACGACGGCCCGCCGGATCGCCTGGGTTGCGAGCTTGTCCAGCAAACCGGTGACGCCGGGCATGAGCCCCTCACCCGCCAGATCGCGCAGGATCTCCTCCTGCCGCCGTGCGTCGAGATCGTGCCAGTCGAACGCCAGGCCCGAGAGCTCCTCCAGGTGCGTCTTCGGCGACCACGTGGCGAAGTCGGAGCCGATGCAGCGGGTATACGTCGCCAGCGGCAGATCGTGCCCGTGTTTCCGGAATGTCCGCAACCACGCCTGGTAGATCGCCCATTCGGTATCGACGAGCACGCCGTCGAAATCAAACAACACTGCGGAAAATGCCATGCATTGGGATGGCCCGGCGGTGGTGGCTCTGGCAAGTGTGGATTGACAGGATGGGCGGCGGATTCACGTTTCCTGCAGACATGCGCCGCCTCATTGCACTGATTTTTTCCCTGCTCGCCCTTTCCGCCGGAGCGGAAACCAAGCCGCCGAAGGGCGTGGATGCCACACTCGTTTCGGAAACCGGCGGCATCAGCGCGGGAAAAAAATTCACCGTCGCGCTCAAGCTGCGTCATCACGAGAAGTTCCATACCTATTGGGAGAACCCCGGTGTGGCGGGTGTGCCGACAAAGATCGTGTGGCAGCTTCCCGAAGGCTTTTCCGCAGGGCCCATCCAGTGGCCATATCCGGAAAAAACCATGATGGCGGTCCATCCCGTGCACGGATACGAGCGGGATGTCATGTTGCTGGTGGATATCACACCTCCTGCGGAAATCCCATCTGCGAAAGTCACGCTCCAGGCCACCGCCACGTGGATGGCCTGTGCCGACGGGTGTTATCCGGGAAAAACCTCCCTCAGTCTCGAACTTCCAGTTTCGTCCGAATCGGGCGTGGATGAGACGTTTTCCAAGGCACGCCAGGAAATCCCCCGCGCGCTGGAGGATTGGGATGCCAAGCTTTTGTCCGCTGTGGATGCGGAGGAAATCCGCTTCCGCCTGACGCCTGCTGATCCCGGTTCGACTCTGCCGGGTGATCTCTATTTTTTCTCCTCGGACGGTCAGGTTTCCTCGGACCAACCGCAGCACGTCGAACAAAAAGACGGATCGTACGAAATCACCGTCAGGCGGTCCGAGTTTGGTCCCAAGGGGAAGGCAACCCTGCCGGGAGTCCTGCTATCCAAGTCCCCGCTCGGTAAGGATGGGCCGCGTTTCGCCACCATCGAGGCACGGTAGGAGTCGCGGGTTGGAGACCCTTGGAACCGGTGGCCAGGCTTCCACCGGTGCAAAAAAATCCCCCGGACCACGGATGCGGAACGGGGGAGCGGTGTGGGGAATGATGGTGCCGGCTTACTTGGCCTTCACGGTCAGAACACCGGACATCAGGGCGAAGTGGCCTGGGAAGGTGCAGACGAATGGATAGGCACCGGCTTCGGCAGGAGCGGTGAAAGTGAGGGTCTCCGTCTCGCCGCCGCCCAGAAGCTTGGTGTGGGCGATGACCTGCTTCTTGCTCTCCTCGTCTTCAGGGACGTAGTCGGTGGTGGTTGCCTTCATCGCCTTGGTTGCGAAGGCAGGAATCGCGGTGCCCGCCTTGAGAAGGACGAAGTTGTGGCCCATGGCAGCCTTCGGAAGCTTGCCGATGTGTTTGAAAGTGAGAACCACGGTGTCACCGGCGGTGACTTCCAATGCCTTGGTGCTGAACTGCATTTGGTCGTTACCAGTGAGTTCGAGTTTCTTTTCCTCGGCGAGGGCGGGAAGGGCGATACAGGTGGCTGCGAATGCTAGGATCAAATTTTTCATAATCAATGTCCGTGTTAGAACGTGCGGCAACTGTCGCATCTTTCATTTAGGGAGCAACCGAAAAGCGGCATCACGCATGGAAATCAAAGTCCAACGCAGGAAACGCCCGGCCGTTCAGCCGTGGTTCGATGGCGTGCCGGCCCGAATGGTAGACCCGGGTGGTGACCGGTTTCATCGGATGACGGCCGGTGATCTCCCAGATTTCCCCGCCTGCCAGCTCCCTGACCCGCCCCTTGAAAACCTTGGGAGTCTGGCTGCCGTTCGCCTTGCGATGCAGGATCGCGTAATCGTAGAGCACCCGCAGCGGGGCGGGGGAGGTGTTCCTCACCCGCAGGCGGTACTCGAGATGCCCGCCGATTTCCACCGCTGGAGTGAGGAGCGAGAATTCCTCGATTTCCAAGGAATCCGCGCTGCCGAATCCGTGGTAGGAAAGCGCCTGCGGGTGGCCTTGTTTGATGAGCGTGCGGCAGGCGTGACGGGCGAGTTTCGCAAAACCGGCGTCCGGCTTTCCCGCATCCCGCCATTTTGCCAGGGTTTCCAATACCAGTTCCGGATGGGATTTGCTGAAATCGTTAAGATGGTTGGAAACGGACAGTCGCACGTAGTCGCTCTTGTCGCGGTGGAGGATTTCCAACAATGGCATGGCAAGACCGGGATCCGCCATCAGTTCGGGGAGACGCTCGCCCCATGGCAGCAGCGGGCGGGTGCCTTCGGATACAAGCCGCCGGACATGCTCGTCCGGATCCTTCGCCCATTTCTTCATGTGGCGGAGCGTGCGTTGCCGGTGTTCCCGCAGGAACGGACGGATGGCGAACTCCGCGGTGAAAACGCGTGTCATCTCACGCAGCGCGGCCATCGACTCTTCGAAATGATCCAAGCCGCGCCGTGCCACGATGTCGGTGAGAGGCCAGACGAGGAAACCACGCAGGCCATCCGGATCGTCCTCATTCCGCGCGAGGGTTTTGACAAGGATGGGAAACAGCTCCGGTGATTCCGGAAGACCGGCCTCGATACGCAGCGCGATCGACCGCATCCGCTGTTTCAGCTCCAGAGGCTCGAGCTCCTCTTCCAGCCCGCGGCGGAAGGCGGCCATGGGAAATGCCGGATGAACGTCCAGGATGCGCGTCGCGATGCGGCAGGCGTTCGGATAGGAAAATGCGTTTTTGAAAGGCTCCATGGTGCGGGCGCTTGCCGGGTCGCACCATGCGCATCAGGCGGCCTTCGGATCGAGAATGAAATCGATGAAAATCTGCATGCGCTGGAGAACATCGGCATCGATGAACTGTCTCGCATCCGGGCAATGCAGCCAGCTCTGCGCGGTTTCCTCGTCTTTCGAAAAATTTCCGGCAGGGGCGGTTTCGATTCGGGCGAGTTCCGAAAGCATGCTCGTGAGGGCGCGCTCGCAGCCATGGCGTATGTCGTTGTCGCCGGGCAAGGGGATCTGCGTTTCGCGAAGCTCCTTGAGGATCTGCACGATCAACGGGAAGCGGGTCATTACCCGGTTGATGTCCCCGGCGCATTGTGTGCGCAGATGGGATGGGTGTGGACTGACGGGTGCGTTTTGCATGGCTGAAATCGAAAGGCTGCGAATATGGGTTAGTGCGGAATGATTGGCCAGTGACCAATTCGGCATTCTTTCCCTCGAAAAACCGCTCGCCATCCACCCGGATCATGGCCGATTCTGGGGTGTTCGGACCGCTGGACGGTCCGACCGGCATATTCAAAAATCACCATGCACGAACCGGCATATTTCATGAAAAAAGCCATCGACCTCGCACGCCGGGGCATGCGTCAGGGAGAGGGAGGACCATTCGGCGCGGTGGTTGTGAGGGATGGAGCGATTATTGGAGAAGGTTGGAACCGGGTTCTGGCGACGAATGATCCGACGGCACACGGGGAGGTGTCCGCCATCCGGGATGCCTGTGCGAAACTCGGGACATTTTCACTCGCAGGTTGTGAAATCCACACCACCGGACAGCCATGTCCGATGTGTCTGGGTGCGATCCACTGGGCGAGGATCGGCAGGATTTATTATGGTTTCAGCATCGGAGACGCGGCGGAGATCGGATTCGACGATACGGAATTCCACCGCCAGATGCGTCTTCCCGAGCAAGAGCGCCTCATTCCGTCGGAGGAATCGTGCCGTGAGGAGGCGTTGCAACTCGCCAGGGAATACAGCCGGCTTCCCAACCGGCGGCACTATTGAGAGAAAATCGCCGCAGACGCTTGCTTGACGGCTGCCCCCGGTCGTGTGGAAGCTCTCCTCCATGGCATGGAGGATCGAAGAAGCGGTCGCCCACGGTGAAATTGACAACACCGTCGAGGGGCGTACCACAGGGCGCATCTGGCTGGCCGGACGCGACGAGCCGCTGATCCTTTCACTCGATGGTGACTGCTGGCGCGATCTTGCCGGCACACGGCTGCAATTTGAAAACCCTTCACCGGTGACGGGGCCGGACGCGGAGGCATTGGACATCGATCAAACGGGAATCGTCGGTGACATGACGGCCTCCCGGAAAAACAAGATTCCGACGGTCAGCGAGGAGGAGTTCAACACTCTCTATCAGAACCATCAGGAGATACCTTACGAATGGCATAACACTCTTTATCTCGAGTGGTTCAGCGAGATCAACGGCCGCGTGGTCATCGAGTCCGCCGGGTACACGCTTACGATCTCGCCGCATGAATGGCAGATGGACGAGGATGGGGAGGACGCACAGAAGCTCGCGAACCTGAATTCCATGCGGGATTTCATGGCGCAGGTCATCCGCCGCCGTGACCCGGAAGGCCCCGAGCCGGATGTTTCCGGAGAGCTGGATGAGTTCGCTTGGGAGGAGCGTCTCAAGGAATCCGACCGCCTGACGGACGCCTATCAGGAAGTGCTTGAGAAATACATGGAGGACGTGGACAGCGAGCAGAAGGAGGCCTTCGTCATGGGCTGGGACGGTCTGCTGGACGCCCTCGCGGATCGGGATGAAGCAGGGGAAAACGAGTTTTCCAGCGAAAGCGCTGACTTCGGTCCGGATGATGACGCCCGGGATTTCGAAGACGGCGGAACGGTGGACGATGACTTCGACGATGATGAGGGGTCGTTTGGAAATGAAGAGGACCACCCGCTTCAGAGGCAGGCTCAGGAACTCGCCATGCGCGCCATGGATGTCGTCCGGAGCGACGGTGGGCCGGGGACGCCGTCCTACCAGCTTGTTACCAACCTGCTCCAGGTGAGTGGCAAGCTGGCCGGGGTCCTGCACGGTCGTGGGAGCGGCTACGAGCCGGAAGCGGGATTTGTGCTGGCCGTTTTGAAACGCTGCCTGAACTGGCTCAACGAAGCCGTGGGTTCCTGCCAGGAGCTGATGGAAATCGAGCGGGATCCCGACCAGCGCGCCGCCCTCGAACACCTCCGGAGTTCCGCATTTGAAATCCGCGACAGCATCGTGGAGCTCCGGCGCGAGCTCAAATAGGGGGATCCCGCAACATCAGACGCCCTCCACCTGAAAGCCCATGTCAACCCTGCGTTCCATCATCCCCCTTGCAGCCGGCCTCGCCATCGGAGCCACGGGTGCCATCCTGTTCATCCAGAGCATGCCGCCGCCGGAAGGCTCGGCGGAGGAACGGGTCGCAAAACTCGAAGCCGAGCTCAAACAATCGAACAACCGTGTCGCTTCGCTGGAAGCCCTGGATCCCCAGGGCTCCAAACGCCCCGGACGCACGCTGAAGGACGGTTTGCGCAGCATCGCCGACGACTTCCGCGAAGGCCGCCCCGTCACTCCGGAAGATGTCTTCCGCGCGACGCAACCCCTCATCCGGGACCTCGCGCCCATCTTCGACCGCATGCGGACCAAGGAACTGCAGCGTCGCTCGGACGAATTGTCCGGAGAACTCGCCCGCAAGTATTCCCTCACCCCGGACCAGCAGGAATCCTTGAAAAAATGGTTGGATGTCCGGGCGGAGGAGGAAGCGAAGCGTTTCACCGCGCTCATCTCCCAGAAAGGCGTGAAGATGGAGGATCTCAACGCCGCCACCAATGACATCCGTATCGAGGACGGCTTGGAATCGTTCATGCGGAACACGCTCAGCCCTGACAAGTACGTGGGCTTCAAGGCCGAACACATGCGGGAAAAAGTCGAGAGCGTGCAAAAGGAGGCGGACATGAAGGTCGAGCGGCTGGACCAGATCGTCAAATTGGATGACGACCAGCGCGGGCAGGTTTTCGGCATGCTCGCCCGCGGCGCGCGCGATTATGATCCCGAAATGCGGTTCGAGGGCCAGGGCACGGACAGCACGCTCAGCGGCAAGTCCAAACAGGACGCCATCCTGTCCGTGCTCCGTCCCGACCAG from Luteolibacter yonseiensis includes these protein-coding regions:
- a CDS encoding nucleoside deaminase — its product is MKKAIDLARRGMRQGEGGPFGAVVVRDGAIIGEGWNRVLATNDPTAHGEVSAIRDACAKLGTFSLAGCEIHTTGQPCPMCLGAIHWARIGRIYYGFSIGDAAEIGFDDTEFHRQMRLPEQERLIPSEESCREEALQLAREYSRLPNRRHY